A single Parabacteroides timonensis DNA region contains:
- the yidD gene encoding membrane protein insertion efficiency factor YidD, giving the protein MKKFFTTLLLLPVYFYKYCISPMTPASCRYTPTCSEYAVQALKKYGPIKGLYLAVKRILRCHPWGGSGYDPVP; this is encoded by the coding sequence ATGAAGAAATTCTTTACTACACTTCTCCTGTTGCCGGTTTATTTCTATAAATATTGTATTTCTCCTATGACACCGGCATCGTGCAGGTATACACCTACCTGTTCCGAATATGCTGTGCAGGCCCTGAAGAAATATGGTCCGATCAAGGGACTTTACCTAGCTGTCAAACGAATACTCCGCTGTCATCCGTGGGGGGGAAGCGGATATGATCCGGTACCGTAA
- the nadB gene encoding L-aspartate oxidase, protein MVQRFDFLVIGSGIAGMSFALKVANKGKVALVCKTNLEEANTYFAQGGIASVTNLIVDNFDKHIEDTMIAGDWLSDRGAVEKVVRNAPQQIKELISWGVDFDKDEKGNFDLHREGGHSEFRILHHKDNTGAEIQDSLIQAIQKHPNITVFENHFAIEILTQHHLGVTVTRQTPDIECYGAYIMDPDGRIDTFLSKVTLIATGGVGAVYQTTTNPLVATGDGIAMVYRAKGTVKDMEFVQFHPTALFHPGDRPSFLITEAMRGYGGVLRTKDGKEFMQKYDKRLSLAPRDIVARAIKNEMDTRGDDHVYLDVTHKDPEETKKHFPNIYEKCLSLGIDITKDYIPVAPAAHYLCGGIQVDLDARSSIDRLYAVGECSCTGLHGGNRLASNSLIEAVVYADAAAKHSLSIIDSLKYQENIPEWNDEGTTSLEEMVLITQSVKEVGQIMSTYVGIVRSDLRLKRAWDRLDIIYEETESLFKRSVASKDICELRNMINVGYLIMRQAIERKESRGLHYTLDYPPVKK, encoded by the coding sequence ATGGTACAAAGATTCGATTTCTTAGTGATAGGTTCCGGTATTGCAGGAATGAGTTTCGCTCTTAAAGTAGCCAATAAAGGGAAAGTAGCCCTTGTATGCAAAACTAATCTGGAAGAAGCCAACACCTATTTCGCACAGGGCGGTATCGCCTCGGTAACCAACCTGATTGTTGACAATTTCGACAAGCATATTGAAGATACAATGATTGCCGGCGACTGGCTCAGCGACCGCGGCGCAGTTGAAAAGGTGGTGCGTAACGCGCCTCAGCAAATCAAAGAACTGATCAGCTGGGGAGTTGATTTCGATAAAGATGAAAAAGGAAACTTCGACCTGCATCGTGAAGGCGGCCACTCCGAGTTCCGTATCCTACACCATAAAGACAACACAGGTGCAGAAATACAGGACAGCTTGATTCAAGCTATCCAGAAACATCCCAATATCACTGTATTTGAAAATCATTTTGCCATCGAAATACTGACACAACACCACCTGGGTGTTACCGTCACCCGCCAGACACCGGATATAGAATGTTATGGTGCCTATATCATGGATCCGGACGGAAGGATCGATACTTTCCTGTCGAAAGTAACCCTTATCGCAACAGGGGGTGTCGGTGCCGTTTATCAGACAACTACCAACCCGTTGGTGGCTACCGGCGACGGTATTGCTATGGTTTACCGTGCCAAAGGGACTGTAAAAGATATGGAATTTGTGCAATTCCACCCGACCGCCCTGTTCCATCCGGGCGACCGTCCTTCTTTCCTGATCACAGAGGCCATGCGTGGTTATGGCGGTGTGCTCCGTACGAAAGACGGCAAAGAATTCATGCAGAAATATGACAAACGTCTCTCACTGGCTCCGCGTGATATCGTGGCACGTGCCATTAAGAACGAAATGGATACCCGGGGCGATGATCATGTTTATCTGGATGTCACTCACAAAGATCCGGAAGAAACAAAGAAACATTTCCCGAACATTTACGAGAAATGTCTGAGCCTGGGAATCGATATTACTAAAGATTATATCCCGGTAGCACCTGCCGCCCATTATCTTTGCGGAGGTATCCAGGTCGACCTGGATGCGCGTTCATCTATCGACCGCCTGTATGCCGTCGGCGAATGTTCCTGCACCGGCCTGCATGGTGGAAACCGCCTAGCATCCAACTCGCTGATCGAAGCGGTTGTTTATGCCGATGCTGCCGCCAAGCATAGTCTGAGCATTATCGACTCATTAAAATACCAGGAGAATATTCCGGAATGGAATGACGAAGGAACCACTTCCCTGGAAGAAATGGTATTGATTACCCAGAGTGTCAAAGAAGTAGGGCAGATTATGAGTACTTATGTCGGTATCGTCCGTTCCGACCTGCGCCTGAAACGTGCCTGGGATCGCCTGGATATCATCTACGAAGAAACAGAAAGCCTCTTCAAGCGGTCGGTTGCCTCCAAAGATATTTGTGAGTTGCGTAATATGATCAATGTGGGGTATCTGATCATGCGACAGGCTATCGAACGAAAGGAAAGCCGGGGATTGCATTATACGCTGGACTATCCCCCGGTAAAGAAATAG
- a CDS encoding TatD family hydrolase has product MIYYDIHTHQPSVHPEDITIVNTIIKEDYELSLPAAYCSVGIHPWYIYNVREQLSCFESIISASNVVAIGEAGLDKLAETPLAIQQEVFLKQAELANEKSKPLIIHCVKAWAELIAARKMVKPQTPWIIHGFRGNGELAQQLISQGFYLSFGAYFNPSALQSAWPERIFAETDDKKIDIQAVYQQIASSLHLSLEELASGLENNVHNIFSIGY; this is encoded by the coding sequence ATGATTTACTACGATATACATACTCACCAGCCATCGGTTCATCCGGAGGATATTACGATTGTGAATACGATTATAAAAGAGGATTACGAATTGTCTTTACCAGCTGCATACTGTTCTGTTGGTATTCATCCGTGGTATATATATAATGTACGTGAACAGTTATCTTGTTTCGAATCGATAATCTCGGCTTCCAATGTTGTAGCTATTGGTGAAGCGGGTTTAGATAAGCTGGCGGAAACTCCCTTGGCTATTCAGCAGGAAGTCTTTCTGAAGCAAGCAGAATTAGCTAACGAGAAGAGCAAACCGCTTATTATCCATTGTGTAAAAGCCTGGGCGGAACTGATTGCTGCCAGGAAAATGGTAAAACCTCAAACACCTTGGATTATTCACGGTTTTCGTGGCAACGGTGAACTGGCACAACAGTTAATCTCACAAGGGTTCTATCTTTCTTTTGGTGCATATTTCAATCCCTCAGCACTCCAATCGGCATGGCCTGAGCGTATATTTGCAGAAACAGATGATAAAAAGATTGATATACAAGCTGTGTATCAACAAATCGCCTCTTCATTGCATCTATCCCTTGAAGAACTTGCTTCCGGTTTGGAAAACAATGTGCATAATATTTTTTCTATTGGTTATTAA
- a CDS encoding DUF5107 domain-containing protein, which translates to MKKNIISFFASLFLIQPLFAQQAIVMETMLTIKTYPFSDPDPVADPSDLFYPYFRFDGFAAKGIDKDWKVVSLENDYIKLTLYPEIGGKIWGAVDKTSGKEFIYNNHVVKFRDIAMRGPWTSGGIEFNFGIIGHAPTSSTPVDYLTKKKADGSVSCYVSSYDLVTRTFWTVEVNLPKDKAYFTTKTTWHNASSIDQPYYQWMNAGYPAAGNAEFCYPGTNYIGHGGELRSFPLDEQGRDISWYEKNDFGNSKSYHIIGQYNDFYGAYWHDYNFGSIHHADYDEKLGMKIFLWGLSREGGIWEDLLTDTDGQYIELQSGRMYSQAASNSSFTPYKHTAFSPQATDQWTEYWFPVKDIKGVSKASSIGALNVLREEGFLKIYFSPLQKLSTTVKLFEDEKEIHSIPLNCDVLKSWKDSISLNNITIPVGKLKVVIGDNLLVYSERPSDNIVSRPKQLPADFNWNSVYGLYTQGEQWMNQKVYEKAEKFLCASLKKDPYFLPALTSLASLYYRQGRYEEALLHCRIALSINTYEGEANYLYGLCNMALGNNTDAKDGFSVASYSTSVRSTAYEKLAEMYLIDHNWSKAEHYALKSLEFNQLNLTAQHVLMIIYRKTNRPEKGKAVISSLLEEFPLFHVARFEKYLLDGSTDKKEFESLIRNELPFETYMELAEWYESVGCEGDALSLLSFASDYPIANYKMAYLLHKKGDKTGSLEILEKANNQSPESVFPFRPSTLKALEWAKITRRNWKISYYEGLIWWANQNKEKALTLFDDCGETGYAPFYLSRASLKEGEARLSDLLKAEEVTMLWRTGFALINYYTSVNQWQKAVEVGKKYMKKYPSNYYIGLKYAKALCETGKYQTCISILNKMLVLPNEGAYAGRAVYRAANLYQAMEQLSHKNYKQVLIDVEASKEWPENLGVGKPYDNMIDSRLENYLEAEAYVGQGNNAKAEELLSLVANFQPEHSYFGSGNLLTALALRELGKESEADRMVVSWTTDFSENRIAQWCAAIYRGEKEKATGILGSRNDQADTTPWETSSRDPNFDLIVRLF; encoded by the coding sequence ATGAAGAAAAACATTATATCCTTTTTTGCGAGTTTGTTTTTGATACAACCCTTGTTTGCACAACAGGCAATTGTAATGGAGACAATGCTGACAATTAAAACATATCCGTTCTCCGACCCTGATCCGGTAGCCGATCCTTCCGATCTTTTTTACCCTTATTTCCGTTTTGACGGCTTTGCAGCTAAAGGAATAGATAAAGATTGGAAAGTTGTATCGCTTGAGAACGATTATATTAAACTGACGCTTTATCCTGAAATTGGAGGGAAAATATGGGGAGCGGTGGATAAAACTTCCGGGAAGGAGTTTATCTACAATAACCATGTTGTCAAATTCCGGGATATAGCAATGCGCGGTCCCTGGACATCCGGTGGTATTGAATTTAATTTTGGTATTATCGGGCATGCTCCGACTTCCAGTACCCCGGTCGATTATCTGACAAAGAAGAAAGCCGACGGTAGTGTCAGTTGTTATGTCTCTTCTTATGACCTGGTTACCCGTACGTTTTGGACGGTTGAAGTTAATCTACCGAAAGATAAGGCTTACTTCACAACGAAAACCACCTGGCATAATGCTTCTTCTATCGATCAGCCTTATTATCAATGGATGAATGCCGGGTATCCGGCAGCCGGGAATGCAGAGTTTTGTTATCCCGGTACGAATTATATCGGGCATGGTGGTGAACTGCGTTCTTTCCCGCTGGATGAACAGGGGCGTGATATCTCCTGGTATGAAAAGAATGACTTCGGCAATTCTAAATCGTATCATATAATAGGTCAGTATAACGATTTTTATGGCGCTTATTGGCATGATTATAATTTCGGATCGATTCATCATGCTGATTATGACGAGAAGTTGGGTATGAAGATCTTTCTTTGGGGACTTTCACGCGAAGGTGGTATTTGGGAAGATCTGCTGACTGATACGGATGGACAGTATATTGAGTTGCAATCCGGACGTATGTATAGTCAGGCAGCATCTAACAGTAGCTTTACTCCTTATAAACACACTGCATTTAGCCCGCAGGCAACCGATCAGTGGACAGAATATTGGTTCCCGGTAAAAGATATTAAAGGCGTATCGAAGGCCAGTAGCATTGGAGCATTGAATGTGCTGCGCGAGGAAGGTTTTCTGAAAATCTATTTCTCTCCTTTGCAAAAACTTTCAACAACAGTAAAACTTTTCGAAGATGAAAAGGAGATACACTCAATCCCTCTGAACTGCGATGTTCTTAAATCCTGGAAAGATTCTATCTCTCTGAATAACATTACTATACCGGTTGGAAAGTTGAAAGTTGTTATCGGTGATAATTTGCTGGTCTATTCGGAGAGACCTTCAGATAATATCGTGAGTCGTCCAAAACAGTTACCTGCTGATTTCAACTGGAACTCAGTTTATGGACTTTATACACAAGGCGAACAATGGATGAACCAAAAAGTATATGAAAAAGCTGAGAAGTTCCTGTGTGCTTCTTTGAAAAAAGATCCTTATTTCTTACCGGCATTGACAAGCCTTGCTTCCTTGTATTACCGTCAGGGACGTTATGAGGAAGCATTGTTACATTGTCGTATAGCTTTAAGTATAAATACGTATGAGGGTGAAGCAAACTATTTATATGGCCTGTGTAATATGGCATTGGGGAATAATACAGATGCAAAGGATGGCTTCTCTGTTGCTTCCTATTCTACATCCGTGCGTAGTACTGCCTATGAGAAGTTGGCTGAAATGTACCTGATTGATCATAATTGGAGCAAAGCAGAACATTATGCATTGAAAAGCCTGGAATTTAATCAGCTAAATTTAACAGCACAGCATGTGTTGATGATCATTTACCGTAAGACAAATCGACCGGAAAAGGGAAAGGCTGTTATTTCCTCTCTGCTGGAGGAGTTTCCTTTGTTTCATGTGGCAAGGTTCGAGAAGTATCTGCTGGATGGTAGTACGGATAAAAAAGAGTTTGAGTCATTGATTCGCAATGAACTTCCTTTCGAGACTTATATGGAATTGGCCGAATGGTATGAGTCGGTAGGGTGTGAGGGGGATGCATTGTCGTTGCTTTCTTTTGCCTCTGATTATCCGATAGCCAATTATAAAATGGCCTATCTGTTACATAAAAAGGGAGATAAAACAGGTAGTCTGGAAATTCTAGAAAAGGCAAATAACCAATCTCCTGAGTCAGTATTCCCTTTTCGTCCTTCTACATTGAAGGCTTTAGAGTGGGCTAAGATAACTCGTCGAAACTGGAAGATCAGTTATTACGAAGGTCTGATCTGGTGGGCTAACCAGAATAAAGAGAAAGCACTTACTCTATTCGACGATTGTGGTGAAACGGGTTATGCTCCTTTCTATCTGAGTCGTGCTTCCCTGAAAGAAGGAGAAGCACGATTGTCCGATTTGCTGAAGGCTGAAGAAGTAACTATGTTGTGGCGTACTGGATTTGCTCTCATTAATTATTATACATCTGTAAATCAATGGCAAAAGGCTGTAGAGGTAGGGAAGAAGTATATGAAGAAATATCCATCCAACTATTATATTGGTTTAAAATATGCGAAAGCATTATGTGAAACTGGTAAATATCAGACATGTATTTCTATATTAAACAAAATGTTAGTATTGCCTAATGAAGGGGCTTATGCAGGTCGTGCTGTATACCGTGCTGCTAATCTGTATCAGGCAATGGAGCAGTTGAGCCATAAAAACTATAAGCAGGTTCTGATTGATGTGGAAGCTTCTAAAGAATGGCCAGAAAATCTCGGAGTTGGAAAGCCTTATGATAATATGATCGATAGCCGCTTGGAAAATTATTTGGAAGCTGAAGCGTATGTTGGGCAAGGGAATAATGCGAAAGCAGAAGAACTTTTGTCATTGGTAGCCAACTTCCAACCCGAACATTCTTATTTTGGTTCTGGCAATCTGTTAACGGCACTTGCTTTGCGTGAATTGGGGAAAGAGTCGGAAGCAGATCGTATGGTAGTATCCTGGACTACTGATTTCTCTGAAAATCGTATTGCTCAATGGTGTGCAGCTATTTATCGTGGGGAAAAGGAGAAAGCTACAGGAATACTTGGATCACGAAACGATCAGGCTGATACTACTCCGTGGGAGACTTCTTCACGAGACCCTAATTTTGATTTAATAGTCCGGTTATTTTAA
- a CDS encoding uroporphyrinogen-III synthase, producing MNIKKLLVSQPKPASEKSPYFDIAEKYGVEIDFRPFIKVEALSSKEFRQQRISILDYSAVIFTARTAIDHFFHLCEELRVTIPETMKYFCMTEAIAVYLQKYIVYRKRKIFFGQTGKPEDLVTVIAKHAKEKYLVPVSDVHKEDLTAMLDAKKINYTKAVMYRTVSNEFAKDEKFDYDMLVFFSPSGISSLLKNFPDFKQEDIKIGCFGPTTAKAVKDAGLRLDVEAPTPEAPSMTAALDLYLKKELGGNKKNGK from the coding sequence TTGAACATCAAAAAGTTGTTGGTATCGCAACCGAAGCCTGCATCCGAGAAGTCACCGTATTTCGACATTGCAGAGAAATATGGGGTTGAAATCGACTTCCGTCCTTTTATCAAAGTAGAAGCTCTTTCATCTAAAGAGTTCAGACAGCAGAGAATTTCTATTCTGGACTATTCGGCAGTAATTTTTACTGCTCGTACTGCTATTGACCACTTTTTTCATTTATGTGAAGAACTACGTGTCACCATTCCGGAAACAATGAAATATTTCTGTATGACGGAAGCTATTGCAGTTTATCTTCAGAAGTATATCGTGTATAGAAAACGTAAAATATTTTTCGGCCAGACCGGGAAACCTGAAGATTTGGTTACCGTTATTGCAAAGCATGCAAAGGAGAAATATCTTGTGCCTGTATCTGACGTGCATAAAGAAGATTTGACTGCTATGCTGGATGCAAAAAAGATCAACTATACGAAGGCTGTAATGTATAGAACAGTAAGTAACGAATTTGCTAAAGATGAGAAATTTGATTACGATATGTTGGTATTCTTCAGTCCTTCAGGTATTTCTTCATTATTGAAGAACTTCCCCGACTTCAAGCAGGAAGATATAAAGATCGGTTGCTTTGGTCCTACAACGGCGAAAGCTGTAAAGGATGCCGGCCTCAGGCTGGATGTGGAAGCGCCTACTCCCGAAGCTCCTTCAATGACGGCTGCTTTGGATCTATATCTGAAGAAAGAGTTGGGTGGAAATAAAAAGAATGGAAAATAA
- a CDS encoding PH domain-containing protein: protein MDRVFKSKIGWWYHLLIIVLAVLCVVSVLHQNVAAIVTSLVASALTLHVFFNTYYVVTADGMLLLRCGFFPKKEIAIADIEALQPSILPVFSYSLSLDRIVIWKEGKMWMLISPQNEKEFVKLLKKFNPDIEIKSNAGLL, encoded by the coding sequence ATGGATAGAGTCTTTAAATCTAAGATCGGGTGGTGGTACCATCTGTTGATCATTGTGTTGGCAGTTCTGTGTGTCGTATCCGTACTGCATCAGAATGTGGCGGCGATTGTTACTTCTTTGGTTGCCAGTGCATTGACTTTGCATGTGTTTTTCAATACTTACTATGTGGTTACGGCCGACGGTATGTTGTTGCTTCGTTGTGGTTTCTTTCCTAAAAAGGAAATTGCTATTGCTGATATAGAGGCGCTGCAACCGTCCATTCTTCCTGTTTTCAGTTATTCTTTATCCCTGGATCGGATTGTGATATGGAAAGAAGGTAAAATGTGGATGCTGATATCCCCACAGAACGAAAAAGAGTTTGTAAAGTTACTGAAGAAGTTCAATCCGGATATCGAGATCAAAAGTAATGCCGGACTATTGTAG
- the rnpA gene encoding ribonuclease P protein component, with protein sequence MENKRYTLSKEERLSWKRYIDLLFEKGQSFVAFPLRVVYLPLEEEMSAPVSILISVPKKKFKRAVKRNLIKRQVREAYRVRKYDLIDPLTEKNKRMLVAFLYLDKEIHPFADMEKAMTKAIKVLRDKE encoded by the coding sequence ATGGAAAATAAAAGGTATACCCTTTCTAAAGAAGAGCGCCTGTCGTGGAAACGTTACATTGACCTGTTATTCGAAAAAGGGCAATCGTTTGTAGCGTTTCCACTGCGGGTTGTTTATTTACCGCTGGAAGAGGAGATGTCTGCTCCTGTCTCTATCCTGATCAGCGTTCCCAAGAAAAAATTTAAGCGTGCCGTAAAACGAAACCTGATCAAACGTCAGGTCCGTGAAGCCTACCGGGTACGTAAATACGATCTGATCGATCCGTTGACAGAAAAAAATAAGCGTATGCTTGTTGCTTTCCTTTATCTGGATAAAGAGATACATCCTTTTGCAGATATGGAAAAAGCAATGACAAAAGCAATCAAGGTATTGCGTGACAAAGAATAA
- a CDS encoding TapB family protein yields MKSKVLLLALASMLAGGAMAQDCTFFFPTTKGTKLVKKSYDGKGNLSGVMTYVVDEVENKQGGLEVEADYVFTSNSGTVVDKGELEAFCQDGEFFMDMKEVLTNPSFVSTTNTAVAATDAVINYPSVSKGASPDDVYFDDAVINIYSKKNRKDRKNVSIYDREYVKTEEITTPAGTFDCTKVKFKIKSRSPKETIEGYGYEWYAPNIGVVRTEQYNNNNVLQSYSVLEEVK; encoded by the coding sequence ATGAAATCTAAAGTTTTACTGTTAGCTTTAGCCTCCATGTTGGCAGGCGGGGCGATGGCACAAGATTGTACATTCTTTTTTCCTACGACAAAAGGTACTAAACTAGTGAAAAAGAGTTATGATGGCAAAGGCAACCTGTCAGGAGTGATGACTTATGTTGTGGATGAGGTGGAAAACAAACAAGGCGGACTGGAAGTCGAAGCTGACTACGTATTCACAAGCAATAGCGGTACGGTTGTCGACAAAGGTGAACTGGAGGCTTTTTGCCAGGATGGCGAATTTTTTATGGATATGAAAGAAGTCCTTACTAATCCGTCTTTTGTCTCTACAACGAATACCGCAGTGGCAGCTACTGACGCCGTGATCAATTATCCGAGCGTATCGAAAGGTGCTTCTCCTGATGATGTATATTTCGATGATGCAGTGATCAACATTTATTCAAAGAAGAATCGGAAAGACAGAAAGAACGTTTCTATTTACGATCGTGAATATGTGAAGACAGAAGAGATCACTACCCCGGCAGGTACATTCGATTGTACGAAAGTAAAATTTAAAATCAAATCACGTTCTCCGAAAGAAACGATCGAAGGTTACGGCTATGAATGGTATGCGCCTAATATCGGGGTCGTTCGTACAGAACAATACAACAATAATAACGTACTTCAGTCATATTCTGTACTTGAAGAAGTAAAGTAA
- the lpdA gene encoding dihydrolipoyl dehydrogenase: MKYDVAIIGGGPAGYTAAERAAAGGLSTVLFEKNALGGVCLNEGCVPTKTLLYSAKVYDTIKHASKYAVKAENPAFDFPKIIARKNKVVKKLTAGIRMKMTENGVVVIVGEAEIKGRTADGTISIACGEEVYEATNLLLCTGSETVIPPIPGLAETDYWTSREALQTKELPASLVIIGGGVIGMEFASFFNSMGAEVHVVEMLDKILGPMDKELSEMLQAEYAKRGIQFYLSHKVTAVHGGEVTVEKDGESFVIQGEKVLLSVGRRPVTKGFGLETLSLEPFRNGIKVNEYMQTSLSNVYACGDITANSLLAHTAVSEAEVAIKHILGKTGAGMSYKAIPGVVYTNPEIAGVGKTEEELQSEGIPYIVKKLPMAFSGRFVAENEQGNGVCKLLLAEDETVIGAHLLGNPASELIVIAGLAIEKGMKADELRSIVFPHPTVGEIIKEALFS, from the coding sequence ATGAAATACGATGTTGCTATAATCGGTGGAGGACCTGCCGGTTATACGGCTGCTGAAAGAGCGGCTGCCGGTGGACTTTCTACCGTACTTTTCGAGAAAAACGCTTTAGGAGGTGTTTGTCTGAACGAAGGCTGTGTTCCAACGAAAACTTTACTCTATTCAGCTAAAGTATATGATACGATCAAACACGCGTCTAAGTATGCGGTAAAAGCAGAAAATCCGGCTTTCGACTTCCCTAAAATTATCGCCCGTAAAAATAAGGTCGTAAAGAAACTGACTGCCGGTATCCGTATGAAGATGACGGAGAATGGTGTCGTTGTTATTGTTGGGGAAGCGGAGATAAAAGGACGTACTGCCGACGGCACGATCTCTATTGCTTGTGGAGAAGAAGTGTATGAGGCTACTAACCTATTACTGTGTACGGGATCGGAAACAGTTATTCCTCCTATCCCCGGTCTGGCGGAAACCGATTACTGGACCAGTCGTGAAGCCCTGCAAACAAAAGAGCTTCCTGCTTCTCTTGTCATTATCGGTGGAGGAGTGATCGGTATGGAATTCGCTTCTTTCTTTAACAGCATGGGGGCTGAAGTTCATGTGGTGGAAATGCTGGATAAGATACTGGGGCCGATGGATAAAGAACTTTCTGAAATGCTCCAGGCTGAATACGCCAAAAGAGGTATTCAGTTTTATCTGAGCCATAAAGTAACTGCCGTTCATGGAGGTGAAGTGACCGTTGAGAAAGATGGAGAAAGCTTTGTGATCCAGGGTGAAAAGGTCTTGTTGAGTGTAGGTCGCCGTCCTGTAACGAAGGGGTTTGGATTGGAAACTTTATCATTGGAGCCTTTCCGTAATGGTATAAAGGTGAATGAGTATATGCAAACCTCTCTGTCGAATGTGTATGCTTGTGGAGATATTACGGCTAACTCTTTGTTGGCTCATACGGCTGTGAGCGAAGCCGAGGTTGCGATAAAACATATCTTGGGAAAAACCGGAGCCGGTATGAGTTATAAAGCAATTCCGGGGGTAGTCTATACCAATCCTGAAATAGCAGGTGTCGGTAAGACGGAGGAGGAATTACAGTCAGAAGGGATCCCTTATATTGTAAAAAAATTGCCGATGGCTTTCTCCGGTCGTTTTGTGGCTGAGAACGAACAGGGAAATGGTGTTTGTAAATTGCTCCTGGCTGAAGATGAAACGGTGATCGGTGCTCATCTGTTGGGCAATCCTGCATCTGAACTGATCGTTATTGCAGGCCTTGCAATAGAAAAAGGAATGAAAGCTGATGAATTACGTTCAATTGTTTTCCCGCATCCAACTGTTGGTGAGATCATAAAAGAGGCTCTTTTCAGTTGA
- a CDS encoding DUF4271 domain-containing protein, which yields MNMFEGYVGIRLWDGQLVDDVIFSLLLSLLVAFAIIFRANYQHFIKMLKDVVYLKERQNLFDETVGKSETFFRHFMIFQALFLCSIALFTIARVRGIVSHLGEKEVLFTIVFIFCVLLLFFQFKQFCNSLLGFVFTSPDKYRFWKKSYNAIMGSWGILLYIPVLWLLFVGSKTLAPVILFCIFYFLCRFVIIYKTIRIFHKNNVGLLYISLYLCTQEILPLIFLYEGMIFLYNFIETSTLWH from the coding sequence ATGAATATGTTTGAAGGATATGTGGGAATTCGTTTGTGGGACGGACAGTTGGTAGATGATGTGATCTTTTCATTGCTACTATCCTTGCTGGTCGCCTTCGCGATTATATTCCGCGCTAATTATCAGCATTTTATAAAGATGTTGAAAGATGTCGTGTATTTGAAAGAACGGCAGAATTTGTTTGATGAAACGGTAGGGAAAAGTGAGACTTTCTTTCGCCATTTTATGATTTTTCAGGCCCTATTCCTGTGTAGTATAGCATTGTTTACTATTGCCCGGGTAAGGGGAATAGTCAGTCACCTGGGAGAGAAAGAAGTCCTTTTTACAATTGTTTTTATTTTTTGTGTACTACTCCTGTTCTTCCAGTTTAAGCAATTCTGTAATTCTCTTTTGGGATTTGTTTTTACCTCTCCGGATAAGTATAGATTCTGGAAAAAAAGTTATAATGCGATAATGGGTAGCTGGGGCATTTTATTATACATTCCGGTGCTTTGGTTATTGTTCGTAGGTAGTAAAACATTGGCTCCCGTTATATTGTTTTGTATTTTCTATTTTTTGTGTCGTTTTGTAATAATTTATAAGACAATACGGATATTTCACAAGAATAATGTCGGATTATTATATATTAGTTTGTACCTTTGCACCCAAGAAATTTTACCTCTTATATTTTTGTACGAAGGTATGATTTTTTTGTATAACTTTATCGAGACGAGTACTCTATGGCATTGA